One window of the Nicotiana tabacum cultivar K326 chromosome 4, ASM71507v2, whole genome shotgun sequence genome contains the following:
- the LOC107810422 gene encoding uncharacterized protein LOC107810422, whose protein sequence is MEWSPQQAMEAYLDTLQLSKTLHRQDCTNIKATERIEPECVEFISALAAGNRSKVILEISTEGLSPFTIALAVAAKLTGGRLVCVLPHHREDMIIKSNNFELKPHHEELKNVIEFVVGKNPNEVIKKFKKVDFLVIDCKFGDHLKVWKNNLEVNPKGCVVVTRNNDVFGSTRKVCFGEILKGKKGIECVTMPIGEGIELTKIKSSSCKKESRRCKRFHVTFEN, encoded by the exons ATGGAGTGGTCTCCTCAACAAGCCATGGAAGCTTACTTGGATACGCTTCAATTG TCTAAAACCCTTCATCGTCAAGACTGCACCAATATTAAAGCCACAGAGCGCATAGAACCAGAATGTGTGGAGTTCATATCAGCTTTAGCAGCCGGAAATCGATCAAAAGTAATTTTAGAAATCAGCACAGAAGGCCTAAGTCCCTTCACAATCGCCCTTGCCGTGGCGGCGAAGCTAACCGGCGGCCGGCTAGTCTGCGTTCTCCCCCACCACCGCGAAGACATGATCATAAAAAGTAACAACTTTGAGTTAAAACCACATCATGAAGAACTCAAAAATGTGATTGAGTTTGTAGTTGGGAAGAACCCTAATGAAGTCATCAAAAAGTTCAAGAAAGTTGACTTTTTAGTGATTGATTGTAAATTTGGAGACCATTTAAAGGTATGGAAGAATAATCTTGAAGTGAATCCAAAAGGGTGTGTGGTTGTAACGAGAAATAATGATGTTTTTGGAAGTACAAGAAAGGTTTGTTTTGGTGAAATCTTGAAAGGCAAGAAAGGGATCGAGTGTGTCACTATGCCTATAGGAGAAGGTATAGAGTTGACAAAGATTAAATCTTCTTCTTGCAAGAAAGAGAGTAGAAGATGCAAGAGATTTCATGTTACATTTGAGAATTGA